One region of Vibrio pelagius genomic DNA includes:
- a CDS encoding FixH family protein, producing the protein MVKPWYKQFWPWFLIALPATVVVWTILTVIVFTQNSVDLVTEDYYKKGKGINVDISKVNVAKELGLSADISERGESIIISLDKGKLQHFPAISAMFVHRTLPDRDFTQLLTANAQGDYVLNTQHEIEGPWFIELTPHNEEWLIQGRITFPLENKTKLEN; encoded by the coding sequence ATGGTAAAGCCTTGGTATAAACAGTTTTGGCCGTGGTTCTTAATCGCGTTGCCTGCAACAGTTGTGGTCTGGACGATCTTAACGGTTATTGTATTTACACAGAACTCTGTTGACTTGGTCACTGAGGATTACTACAAAAAAGGGAAAGGCATTAATGTCGATATCTCTAAGGTCAACGTAGCAAAAGAGTTGGGCTTGTCCGCTGACATTTCTGAGCGCGGTGAGTCAATCATCATCTCTTTAGACAAGGGTAAACTCCAGCACTTCCCTGCGATCAGTGCCATGTTTGTCCATCGTACCCTCCCTGACCGCGATTTTACGCAATTGCTTACAGCGAACGCTCAAGGTGATTACGTCCTTAATACGCAACATGAAATCGAAGGCCCTTGGTTCATTGAGTTGACACCACACAATGAAGAGTGGTTGATTCAAGGCCGTATTACCTTCCCTCTAGAAAACAAAACCAAGCTAGAGAACTAA
- the ccoP gene encoding cytochrome-c oxidase, cbb3-type subunit III — MSTFWSIWVTVITIGTLIGCAVLLRSCFSNKTGIEEGDDMGHEYDGIRELNNPLPKWWTYLFIGTLVFAVIYFILYPGLGNFKGVLGWTSSDQTVTSVAQSRASVVDAQQNKRLDQYAKELDDANNYFGEAFNQLAYDDNGLRSIPDIASDSEAIKVGQRLFLQNCSQCHGSDARGQKGFPNLTDDAWLYGGEPEAILTTVLHGRVGQMPGWKDALGEEGVKEVVSYTLSLSGRSVNAREAEAGKARFVVCAACHGTDGKGNPAVGAPDLTDRDWLFGDSRADVTETVMYGRSGVMPAWKDILGEEKVQLVSAYVWSLSNSDNK, encoded by the coding sequence ATGAGTACATTCTGGAGTATCTGGGTTACCGTAATTACTATCGGTACACTCATTGGTTGTGCGGTTTTACTTCGCTCATGCTTCTCAAACAAAACGGGTATTGAAGAAGGTGATGACATGGGTCACGAATACGATGGTATTCGTGAACTTAACAACCCTCTTCCGAAGTGGTGGACTTACCTATTCATCGGCACACTTGTGTTCGCGGTAATCTACTTCATCCTTTATCCAGGTCTAGGCAACTTTAAAGGTGTTCTAGGTTGGACGAGTTCCGACCAAACCGTTACTTCAGTAGCACAGTCTCGTGCTTCTGTCGTAGACGCTCAACAGAACAAGCGACTAGACCAATATGCGAAAGAGCTAGACGACGCCAATAACTACTTTGGTGAAGCGTTCAACCAACTTGCATACGATGATAACGGTCTTCGTTCAATCCCTGATATCGCATCAGACTCTGAAGCAATTAAAGTGGGTCAACGTCTGTTCCTACAAAACTGTTCTCAGTGTCACGGTTCAGATGCGCGTGGTCAGAAAGGTTTCCCTAACCTAACTGATGATGCTTGGCTCTACGGCGGTGAGCCGGAAGCGATCCTGACGACAGTACTACACGGTCGTGTTGGTCAAATGCCAGGTTGGAAAGACGCTCTTGGCGAAGAAGGCGTAAAAGAAGTGGTTAGCTACACTCTTAGCCTTTCTGGTCGTAGCGTTAACGCTCGTGAAGCTGAAGCCGGTAAAGCTCGTTTTGTAGTGTGTGCAGCGTGTCACGGTACAGATGGTAAAGGTAACCCTGCTGTCGGTGCCCCTGACCTGACTGACCGCGACTGGTTGTTCGGCGATTCTCGCGCAGATGTAACAGAAACTGTAATGTATGGCCGTTCTGGTGTGATGCCAGCATGGAAAGACATTCTAGGTGAAGAAAAAGTTCAGCTAGTTTCTGCATATGTGTGGAGCTTAAGCAACTCAGATAATAAGTAA
- a CDS encoding CcoQ/FixQ family Cbb3-type cytochrome c oxidase assembly chaperone, translating to MDIITFQSVWTVTVFACFIGIVWWAFGKNRKSRFEDDANLVFADEAETSSKEQGVTK from the coding sequence ATGGACATTATTACATTTCAAAGCGTTTGGACTGTGACCGTTTTTGCTTGTTTTATCGGCATCGTTTGGTGGGCATTTGGCAAGAATCGTAAATCTCGTTTCGAAGACGATGCAAACCTAGTTTTTGCGGATGAAGCTGAAACGAGTTCAAAAGAACAAGGAGTGACTAAGTAA
- the ccoO gene encoding cytochrome-c oxidase, cbb3-type subunit II, which yields MSSNSNNRHELVEKNVGLLAILIVIAISFGALVEITPLIFQKQTTEPVDNLRVYSALEMEGRDIYIREGCNVCHSQMIRPFRSETERYGHYSVAGESVWEHPFLWGSKRTGPDLARVGERYSDEWHRVHLIDPRELVPESNMPGFPWLEDNVLDGKLTQQKLELFRNQFGVPYTDEQIANAKQDVEGKTEMDAIIAYLQSLGHAMK from the coding sequence ATGAGCTCAAATTCAAATAATCGCCATGAGTTGGTAGAAAAAAACGTCGGCTTGCTAGCAATCCTGATCGTTATCGCAATCAGCTTCGGTGCTCTTGTAGAGATTACCCCTCTTATTTTCCAAAAGCAGACAACTGAACCTGTAGATAATCTACGCGTGTACTCTGCTCTGGAAATGGAAGGTCGTGACATCTATATCCGTGAGGGTTGTAACGTATGTCACAGCCAAATGATTCGTCCATTCCGTTCTGAGACTGAGCGTTACGGCCACTACTCAGTAGCGGGTGAAAGCGTTTGGGAACACCCATTCCTATGGGGCTCTAAGCGTACAGGTCCGGATCTAGCGCGTGTTGGTGAGCGTTACTCTGATGAGTGGCACCGTGTTCACCTTATTGATCCTCGTGAACTTGTTCCAGAATCAAACATGCCTGGTTTCCCGTGGCTTGAAGACAATGTACTTGATGGCAAATTGACTCAGCAGAAGCTTGAACTCTTCCGCAATCAATTTGGTGTTCCTTACACAGACGAACAGATTGCTAACGCGAAGCAAGATGTTGAAGGCAAAACAGAGATGGATGCAATCATTGCTTACCTTCAATCTCTTGGCCACGCAATGAAATAA
- the ccoN gene encoding cytochrome-c oxidase, cbb3-type subunit I, which produces MSQEKQLEQNYNYTVVRQFTLVTILWGIVGMGVGVLIAAQLVWPQLNFDTPWLTYSRLRPLHTNAVIFAFGTSALFATSYYVVQRTCQTRLFGGPLVAFTFWGWQAIILSAAITLPLGLTSGKEYAELEWPIDIAITLVWVAYAIVFFGTMIKRKTSHIYVANWFFGAFIITVAVLHIVNSLAVPVSAFKSYSIYSGAVDAMVQWWYGHNAVGFLLTAGFLGMMYYFVPKQAERPVYSYRLSIVHFWALVSLYIWAGPHHLHYTALPDWTQSLGMVMSLVLFAPSWGGMINGIMTLSGAWHKLRYDPILRFLIVSLSFYGMSTFEGPMMAIKTVNALSHYTDWTIGHVHSGALGWVAMVSIGSVYHLVPRLFGQERMYSVSLINVHFWLATIGTVFYIVAMWISGVMQGLMWRAVNSDGTLTYSFVESVEASYPFYFVRFLGGFIFLSGMILMAYNTYKTVTAPKASLKAIAQPA; this is translated from the coding sequence ATGAGCCAAGAAAAGCAGCTTGAACAAAACTACAACTATACGGTCGTCCGTCAGTTCACCTTAGTAACTATTCTTTGGGGTATTGTCGGTATGGGCGTTGGTGTTTTGATTGCCGCTCAATTAGTTTGGCCACAGCTAAACTTTGATACGCCGTGGCTGACGTACAGTCGTTTACGTCCCCTGCATACTAATGCGGTTATTTTTGCGTTCGGTACAAGTGCCCTGTTTGCAACATCATATTATGTTGTACAACGCACCTGTCAGACGCGTCTCTTTGGTGGCCCTCTCGTAGCCTTCACCTTCTGGGGTTGGCAAGCGATTATTCTGTCCGCTGCAATTACTTTACCGTTAGGTCTAACCTCTGGTAAAGAATACGCAGAACTTGAATGGCCAATCGATATCGCTATCACGCTTGTGTGGGTAGCTTATGCAATCGTGTTCTTCGGAACAATGATTAAGCGTAAGACATCGCACATCTACGTAGCTAACTGGTTCTTTGGAGCCTTCATTATCACGGTTGCCGTGTTGCACATCGTTAACAGCTTAGCTGTTCCTGTATCTGCGTTTAAATCGTACTCGATTTACTCAGGTGCTGTAGATGCAATGGTACAATGGTGGTACGGTCACAACGCGGTAGGCTTCCTGTTAACAGCTGGTTTCCTAGGTATGATGTATTACTTCGTACCTAAGCAGGCTGAACGTCCTGTTTACTCTTACCGTCTATCGATTGTTCACTTCTGGGCTCTAGTGTCTCTGTATATCTGGGCTGGTCCTCACCACCTACACTACACAGCACTACCAGACTGGACTCAATCTCTAGGTATGGTTATGTCTCTTGTTCTATTCGCTCCTTCTTGGGGTGGTATGATCAACGGTATCATGACTCTATCTGGTGCGTGGCATAAGCTACGTTACGACCCTATCCTACGTTTCCTAATCGTTTCTCTATCTTTCTACGGCATGTCGACTTTCGAAGGTCCTATGATGGCGATTAAGACGGTTAACGCACTATCTCACTACACTGACTGGACTATCGGTCATGTACACTCTGGAGCATTAGGTTGGGTTGCAATGGTTTCTATCGGTTCTGTTTACCACTTAGTTCCAAGACTATTTGGTCAAGAGCGTATGTACTCTGTATCTCTAATCAACGTTCACTTCTGGTTGGCAACAATCGGTACTGTTTTCTACATCGTAGCAATGTGGATCTCAGGTGTGATGCAAGGTCTGATGTGGCGTGCAGTTAACTCTGACGGTACCTTGACTTACAGCTTCGTTGAATCTGTAGAAGCGTCTTACCCATTCTACTTTGTACGTTTCCTAGGTGGTTTCATCTTCCTAAGCGGTATGATCTTAATGGCATACAACACGTACAAAACTGTTACAGCACCAAAAGCTAGCTTAAAAGCTATCGCGCAACCGGCTTAA
- a CDS encoding FIST signal transduction protein codes for MKFLSKVSYSHDDVIAVQEILAGLERTHEITCLICYCTEEYSTFAVQALLKQHLSNIPIHGCTTCHGIMTETGFHSGPVVGVLAIYDSGINAYGTGIKSFEGDVISSTYDAIDMALSKAEREGEVPDLILLHSTPGNEETIMDAIDSKFGTEVPVIGGSAADNKVSGNWSIFTEDLVSINGVSLTVFFSSQSVYSSLNAGHTPTEYSGVVTKARDRVLQEIDNKPAVDVYNEWTNYHLGSSDDGFIFEQSSVYPLGRKVGTSYKTPYFKLSHSIRQTECRGIELFTDINEGDVIHLMQGSKKHIISRAANIIHSSYFNDLDHEEKLGAINIFCAGPMLSLKQDMSEVCTQINQALNGLPYICPFTFGEQGRLCGRESAHGNLMVSSATFYRLKK; via the coding sequence ATGAAGTTTCTCTCTAAAGTTTCCTACTCACACGACGACGTCATCGCTGTACAAGAGATCCTCGCTGGTTTAGAGCGAACTCATGAGATTACATGTCTTATTTGCTACTGCACGGAAGAATATTCTACGTTTGCAGTCCAGGCGTTGCTTAAACAACACCTATCAAACATACCTATTCATGGTTGTACAACCTGTCACGGGATAATGACAGAAACAGGGTTTCACTCAGGCCCAGTTGTCGGTGTACTGGCAATTTATGACTCAGGAATCAATGCATATGGTACGGGGATCAAGAGTTTTGAAGGAGATGTGATCTCGAGTACCTATGATGCGATAGACATGGCATTGAGCAAAGCGGAACGGGAAGGGGAAGTACCCGATCTAATTCTTCTGCATTCAACGCCGGGCAATGAAGAAACCATCATGGACGCGATTGACTCAAAATTTGGTACCGAAGTTCCCGTCATTGGAGGTAGTGCAGCAGACAATAAAGTATCCGGAAACTGGAGCATATTTACTGAAGATCTCGTTTCTATTAATGGTGTCTCTCTTACCGTATTTTTCTCATCTCAATCTGTATACAGCTCGCTCAATGCCGGACACACGCCAACTGAATATTCAGGCGTGGTAACTAAAGCACGCGATCGCGTACTCCAAGAAATTGATAATAAACCCGCAGTAGATGTCTATAATGAATGGACCAATTATCACTTAGGTAGCTCAGATGATGGCTTTATTTTTGAACAGTCATCTGTATATCCACTCGGGAGAAAAGTGGGGACTTCATATAAAACCCCTTATTTTAAATTGTCTCACTCAATTAGACAAACCGAGTGCAGAGGCATTGAATTATTTACCGATATTAATGAAGGTGATGTGATTCATTTAATGCAGGGTTCAAAAAAGCATATCATTAGCCGAGCAGCAAATATCATACATTCCTCTTACTTTAACGACTTGGATCATGAAGAAAAACTGGGCGCAATCAACATCTTCTGTGCGGGTCCAATGCTCAGTCTTAAACAAGATATGAGTGAAGTCTGCACCCAAATAAATCAAGCACTTAATGGGCTGCCATACATTTGTCCATTCACCTTTGGAGAACAAGGTCGCCTATGTGGTAGAGAGAGCGCACATGGTAACTTGATGGTGTCGTCGGCCACATTTTATAGGTTAAAAAAATAA
- a CDS encoding ATP-binding protein: MGTDNQEALQEALVQLERARSRERSLAEENRVILSTISEISKAESISDIFSSLELVLKKYIKFDDFIVISRLNNKDCFKTLLTNNRVYEDILWKDSGKLSRIINGECAILFEPRNLPEFSSLNSIVLDQINSVLMTGIDTGLTQSVIVFIHSNTKYFSVETKATLNRFRPLIERAVFDIENKEKLEATVRERTAELISARKEEERANKAKSEFLAMMSHELRTPLNAIIGLIDTLKCSQLTCEQRSIIQSMGTSSELLLAIISDVLDFSKIESGCFSLAPQWNSVRDTVTFVLSEQKKIADAKGLTLNLTCEIPENELYYIDQTRLAQILFNLVGNAIKFTEQGEVNIAIHYQKNTFHISVEDTGIGMNPQQLASLFSPFVQADSTITRRFGGTGLGLAITKRLVELMGGKIEVSSELNKGSCFQVKLPVLSQSRQNTEPKEVCHPTNPFLRTQYSVLIVEDNPTNQMVIQLILSRQGHKVFITSNGQEAIDFIQSEEAPIDIILMDVSMPVMDGLTTTKLMRQKGIDIPIVALTAHTSNEDKCSCLDVGMNDFVTKPVRTKEITEAIDRLLVES; encoded by the coding sequence ATGGGTACAGACAACCAAGAAGCGTTGCAAGAAGCGCTGGTACAGTTAGAGAGAGCCAGGTCTCGGGAGCGTAGTTTAGCCGAAGAGAATAGAGTGATCTTGTCGACGATATCAGAAATTAGCAAAGCGGAATCTATTTCAGACATATTTTCCAGTTTAGAACTCGTACTTAAGAAGTATATAAAATTTGACGACTTCATCGTTATTTCACGTCTAAATAACAAAGATTGTTTTAAAACACTTTTAACTAACAACCGAGTTTATGAGGATATTCTATGGAAAGACTCAGGTAAGTTGTCACGTATCATTAATGGTGAGTGCGCAATTTTATTTGAGCCACGAAATCTTCCTGAATTTAGTTCGCTCAACTCAATAGTACTTGATCAAATCAACTCTGTATTGATGACGGGCATCGACACAGGCTTGACTCAATCTGTTATCGTTTTTATTCACTCCAATACCAAGTACTTCAGTGTTGAAACCAAAGCAACATTGAATCGTTTTCGACCTCTGATCGAACGAGCAGTATTCGACATCGAAAACAAAGAGAAATTAGAAGCGACTGTTCGGGAACGTACAGCCGAGCTTATCTCTGCACGTAAAGAAGAGGAGCGAGCAAATAAAGCCAAATCAGAATTTTTGGCAATGATGAGTCACGAACTTCGAACGCCACTCAATGCCATTATCGGGCTGATAGATACATTAAAGTGCTCACAATTGACTTGTGAACAACGTTCGATCATTCAAAGTATGGGCACATCTTCTGAGTTACTACTGGCTATAATTAGTGACGTGTTGGATTTCTCTAAAATTGAGTCAGGATGTTTTTCACTGGCTCCTCAATGGAATAGTGTAAGAGACACTGTAACTTTTGTATTATCTGAGCAAAAGAAGATAGCAGATGCCAAAGGATTAACGTTAAATCTGACATGTGAAATACCTGAAAACGAACTATATTACATAGATCAAACGAGACTAGCTCAAATTCTGTTTAATCTAGTAGGTAACGCGATTAAGTTCACGGAGCAAGGTGAAGTCAACATTGCTATCCATTACCAGAAAAACACATTCCACATCTCGGTTGAAGACACGGGAATCGGAATGAACCCACAGCAATTGGCATCGTTATTCAGTCCGTTTGTTCAAGCAGACAGCACCATTACTCGTAGATTTGGAGGAACAGGCCTAGGTTTAGCGATCACTAAACGTCTGGTTGAGTTAATGGGTGGAAAGATTGAAGTTTCGAGTGAACTCAACAAAGGTTCATGTTTCCAGGTTAAATTACCGGTGTTAAGTCAGTCACGTCAGAACACAGAGCCGAAAGAAGTGTGCCATCCAACAAACCCATTTCTTAGGACTCAATATTCAGTGCTAATCGTTGAAGACAACCCAACCAACCAAATGGTAATCCAGCTGATTTTGTCACGACAAGGACATAAAGTTTTCATCACAAGCAATGGTCAAGAGGCGATTGATTTTATTCAATCTGAAGAAGCACCTATAGACATTATTCTTATGGACGTTTCAATGCCAGTAATGGATGGGCTAACAACAACCAAACTGATGAGACAAAAAGGCATCGACATTCCAATTGTCGCACTCACAGCCCATACATCTAACGAAGATAAATGTTCTTGCTTAGATGTTGGCATGAATGATTTCGTTACCAAACCAGTAAGAACCAAAGAGATCACAGAAGCGATCGATCGTTTATTAGTAGAGTCCTAA
- a CDS encoding ISNCY family transposase codes for MNDSDINRFKVIQDVCDRRIRRVDAADILGLSVRQVQRLMNRLREFGAVGLTHQARGKPSNNRYPSDYRDTVLKLIRDHYSDFSPTLAREKLFELHSLPVSNETLRSWMIADGLWTPHSQRKPKVYQPRYRRDCLGELVQIDGSHHDWFEGRADKCCLLVFIDDATGRLMNLRFSETESAFDYMLTTREYLNEHGKPVAFYSDKHSIFRVNQEKQKQVGQTQYARVLKELGIELICANSSQAKGRVERVNLTLQDRLVKEMRLQGINTIEEANAWLPYFIADFNRRFAKPAMYPKNMHRKVRETPQELDDIFSWQEIRKLSKSLTFQYDKVVYLIEPNEENTRLVHEHVKVLDYPNGDIAIVYGHRKLAFKIFDKLEHVQQTQIVDNKRLGQVLKFAQQQQEEFERQQKRTRSKKAPQRRAQQRALQEQLRAINPVLITPETFKASRSKT; via the coding sequence ATGAATGATTCTGATATCAATCGTTTTAAAGTAATCCAAGATGTTTGCGATCGTAGGATCCGACGAGTCGACGCGGCAGACATTCTTGGTTTGAGTGTTCGCCAAGTTCAAAGGCTTATGAATCGCCTGAGAGAATTCGGTGCTGTAGGATTGACTCACCAAGCTCGAGGTAAGCCAAGTAATAACCGCTATCCCAGTGACTACCGAGACACAGTTTTAAAACTGATTCGTGATCACTATTCTGATTTTTCTCCAACGCTTGCTAGAGAAAAACTGTTTGAGTTACATAGCCTTCCAGTATCTAACGAGACCTTACGAAGTTGGATGATTGCAGATGGTTTATGGACGCCTCATTCGCAACGCAAGCCTAAAGTTTACCAACCTCGCTACCGACGTGATTGTTTAGGCGAGCTCGTTCAAATTGATGGCTCTCACCATGATTGGTTTGAAGGACGCGCTGACAAATGTTGTTTACTGGTCTTCATCGATGATGCGACTGGCCGCCTGATGAACTTAAGGTTCAGCGAAACCGAATCGGCCTTTGATTACATGCTAACAACGAGAGAATATCTTAATGAACACGGCAAACCCGTAGCGTTCTACAGTGATAAGCATTCGATTTTTCGGGTGAATCAGGAAAAGCAAAAACAAGTCGGTCAAACTCAGTATGCCCGAGTATTAAAAGAGTTAGGTATTGAACTGATATGTGCGAACAGCTCTCAAGCTAAAGGTCGTGTTGAGCGAGTAAACTTGACGCTACAAGACCGACTCGTCAAAGAGATGCGCTTACAAGGAATCAACACTATCGAAGAAGCGAATGCTTGGCTTCCCTACTTCATTGCTGATTTCAATCGACGCTTTGCTAAGCCGGCAATGTATCCGAAAAACATGCATCGAAAAGTGCGCGAAACCCCGCAGGAACTCGATGATATTTTCAGTTGGCAGGAAATACGTAAGCTCTCTAAATCTCTGACATTTCAATATGACAAAGTGGTTTATCTCATTGAACCAAATGAAGAAAATACTCGCTTAGTTCACGAGCATGTCAAAGTCTTAGACTATCCCAACGGAGACATTGCGATTGTGTATGGCCACAGAAAGTTGGCATTCAAAATTTTCGATAAGCTTGAGCATGTTCAACAAACCCAAATTGTCGACAACAAGCGATTAGGCCAAGTCCTAAAGTTTGCTCAACAGCAGCAAGAAGAATTCGAGCGACAACAGAAACGCACCAGGAGCAAAAAAGCCCCTCAACGCAGAGCTCAACAAAGAGCGCTTCAGGAACAACTAAGGGCGATAAACCCAGTTCTCATCACACCAGAAACCTTCAAAGCTTCTAGGAGTAAAACCTAA